The following DNA comes from Paraburkholderia phytofirmans PsJN.
CATCTGATCGTCGTGTCGATGCGCGATCCCGTCGGCGCGGATGCGTCGGCTTTTGTCGATACGATGTACCAGCACGCCGATTCGCCGGCGTTCAATGTCTTGCCGGACGCACGCAGCATGGTGAATCCATGGCTCTTCCGGAGCATGGTGACCATCGGCACGCGCATGAACAACGATGCCGAATTGGGAAGCCTGCAAGCGCGCGTGCTGGAGCAGGCGCCGCACGACACCGCCGACTACGGCGCCGCGCTGTGCGGCCACGCGTATCGCGTGCTTGCCGCGCGGGCCTCGACCGACACGGTGCGCACGTGCGTGGCGGAGATTCAGGCGTACCTGGATACGAATAAGAAGGACGCACAATATCTGCGGTGGTCGATCTCTCAGAGTTATGTGGCCGCGAAACTGTTGCAGGCGGTAGGCGATCTGGAAGGTGCCGAGGCTTGGGCATTGACGTGCGCCGCGATGGACCCGGTTCCGTTTAGTCCGCTGCTGACGACCAAGACGGTTGCCGCGCTCGATCTGGCGGCCAGCTTTGCCGTAGCGCGCCGCGACTATGAGGCCGCGCGCCGGTATCTCGAACGGGCGGTGCGGGAAGTCCAGCGGGTTCTGTCGGGCGACTGGGTGAACATTCTCGGCGACACGGCGAAGCCGTTGAGCTTCGGCTTGCCGGAAGTGTCGCAACTGGCCGAATTGGGCGCGCGGTGCGCTTATCTCCTGAATTATCTTGCCGATGCCGAGTATCGGCCCGGGCTGGTGTGGCGTGAACACCGGGGCTTTTACGAGCGTGTGTTCGAAGCAAAGGACACTCAGCTCGAAGCTTTGTTGGACCGCAACACCTTCCTGTACGGCGAAACACAGCGCCTGGAAGATGTCGTCCTGCAGTTGAAAGGCGAAGCCGACAGGCTCGAAGGCGTCATCCGGCAAGGCAAAGATGAAGAGGCTCGCCTCGAAGCCGTGATTGGAGAGAAGGATCGCGAAGTGGCTGCTCTTACACAGACCGTCGCCGCAGGCGAAGCAGAAAAGACTCGTCTCGCGGCCGCGCTCAATGAACAGGTGCTGACTAGCGAGGCGCTGCGTGCCGCCGTTGCGCGGACCTTGAAGGCCAGGTTGCTGCGCGCAACTCGCGCGCTGTCGCGGCGGCTAGGTATGACGGGCCGCGCCCGCCAGCCCGCACCGGCCGCTGCGCCTCCCGCGCCGGTCCCGGCTCCCGTCAAGCGCTTCCCCAATGCGCCGTTGTTGCTCGACGGAGGGCGCGTCGCGCAATGGCTCGGGCAGTTCGACGCGGATGCGCCGCGCTGGGTATCCAGCCAGGCGCTCGCGTCTGTCTTGCCTGAGAGCGAGCGCAGTACAGGCGACCTGAATGCGCCTGACGCGCAACTGAAAATCATCGCCGCCGCCGATTTGCGGTCTCTGGCACCGCAAGCGCCGGGCGTGGTGATCGTCGCCGTGTTCGAGGCGGGCGACAACCCGTACGCATTGCGCAGCGACGTCTACGACCATGTCGACTTGTGTATTGCACTCGATCACAAAGTGTTCCTGGGACTGGCGTTGCTGCATCCCATGGTGATCGAAGCGGCACCCGCGAATGTCGTCGACTCCGCGCGCCGTTTCTGGAAGGCGATCAATAGCACGCAGCCGCTGATCGTGCCGGACGCCCCCGCTTTCAACCCGCCGGTTTCACCGGTTGTCATGCTGCAGGTCGACAGCTTCATGGTCGGCGGTCTCGAACGTGTTGTCTTCGACTTGCTGGACCGTTTGGGCAAGGCGGGCTTTAAACCGATGCTCGGCGTTACGGGCGACGTTGCGACCGAGGCCGAGGCCGAACTCAAGCAGCGCCAGTTCGACTACGTGCGCCTGCCGGGCGATCCCGCCGAGCTTCGCGCGGTGCTGGTCGAGCGGAAGGTGGCGCTCGTCAATGCTCACTATTCGCTGACGCTCAGCGACATGTGCGCTTCGCTGAAAATACCGTTCGTCCAGACCGTGCATAACATGTACATGTGGCTCGACGCCGCCGGCAAGGAACAGTGGCGTCGCGTGGATGAAGTGACGGACGCGTATATCTGCGTGTCGGCCAATGTTGCGATGTTCGCGGATGTGAATCTGCGTCTGAGCGCGGAGCGCATGATCGTCGTGCCGAACGGCTGCGACTCGGGCAGCGCAATGCCCTTGCTCGAACCGGAGCGCGACCTCGCGCTGCGCGAGGAGCTCGGATTTCCGGCGGATAGTCCGGTCTTCGTCAACGTCGCCTCGATCAATCCGGTGAAGGGTCAAGGTCTGTTGATCGACGCGTTTGCGATCGCGCATGCGAAGCGGCCCGACATCCGTCTCGTGATCCTCGGGAAGCACTCGGATGCCGGCTACGCTGCGCGGCTCCAGGAGCGCATCGCGCATCACGGCTTGCAAGGCGTGGTGTCGATGCCCGGCTATCGGTCCGACGTCTATCGATTCGTCGATCTCGCGCGCGCGGTCGTGATGCCGTCCTTTACCGAAGGCTGGAGTCTGGCGATTTCGGAGACGCTTCAGCGCAACGCGCCGGTCATCGCCACCGATGTCGGCGGCGCGCGCGAACAGTTGATCGGCGAAGCAAACACGGTGATTCGCGCCTATCGTGACGACTGGTCGACGCTGGACGGTGCCGAGTTCTATCAGGCCATCGCCAACGAATGGGAACTGCACGCGGTTCGCGACGAACTGGCCAGAACGATGGTCGAGCACGCCGGGCGGCCGGTGCGTCAGCCGCGCGAGAGTTTGCAGCAGTCGTTCCAGTCGATGACACCGACGGAAGCCTACACGCGGCACGCGGAGATTTTCGCGGCCATCCTGACTCGCACGAACGCCGATTGCGTTCGCTATGCATCGTATCTGCCTCAGCGTCAAAGCCGTTACTTCAAATTGACCGATGCGCGGCCCGAAGTGGTCTGAAGCTGCCGGAACCAAAGGATATCTACCATGGCAAAGAAAAAAGTAGTGGTGTTTGCCGGCACGCGGCCGGAAGCGATCAAGGTCATCTCGGTGGTGCAGGCGCTGCGCGCGGCGCCCGACGATTTCGACGTGTGCCTGTGCTCGGTCGGTCAGCATCGGGAAATGCTGATGCAGGCTTTCGCGGACTTCGGCGTGACGCCGGACGCGAGTCTGGACGTGATGTCGCAGAATCAGTCGCTGGCTGGGCTGAGCGCGCGTCTGTTCACCGCGATCGATGAATTCCTCGCCGCGCAGTCGCCCGACATCATCCTCGTGCAGGGCGATACGATGACCGTTCAGGTGGCGGCGTTGACGGCTTTCTATCGTCGCATTCGCGTCGGGCACATCGAAGCCGGTTTGCGCAGCCACGACATGGCCGCGCCCTTTCCGGAGGAACTCAATCGACGTGTGGCGTCGCTCGTGACCGACCTCCATTTCGCGCCGACGGAACTGTCGAAGAAGAATCTGCTGGCGGAGCAGGTGCCCGCGGAACAGATCTTCGTGACCGGCAATACCGTGGTGGACGCGCTGTATCTGATGCTCGAGCGCCTGAAGAACGAGCATGTCGAGTTGCCGGAGCGAGTCGAGGCCGCACTCGCGGAAGGGCGGCGCATCGTGCTGGTGACGGGGCATCGTCGTGAGAGTTTCGGACCTGGCTTCGAGAACATCTGCACGGCGTTGCGGACGATCGCCGAGGCGCATCCGGACGTGCGTATCGTCTATCCGGTGCATATGAATCCGAAGGTCCGGGAGGTCGTCAACCGCGTGCTGAGCGATCAGCCGGGCATCTATCTGGAAGAGCCGCTGACCTACAAGCCGTTCCAGCGGCTCATGGCGGCGAGTCACATTATCCTGACCGATTCGGGCGGGATTCAGGAGGAAGGGCCCGCGTTGGGCAAGCCGGTTCTCGTGATGCGCGATGTGACCGAACGGCCGGAAGGCGTCGAGTCCGGTGTCAACAAACTGGTCGGCACGGATGTGGCCACGATCGTTCGTGAAACCGCGCGTTTGCTCGACGATCCCGCTGCCTATCAGGCCATGTCCGCCGGCAAGAACCCGTTTGGCGACGGAACCGCGGGCGCTCAGATCGTCGCCATTCTGAAGTCGAAGTTCGCGCAGTCCTGATTGGCATGGCGCTGACAGTCGCGGGCCGGGCATCGTTGAGTTCGCCCGCTCGCGCTTGCGTCAGCCCGCATTCGGCCGACCGCTGTCAGTGTGCAAAGTCGTATTGATCGATAAAAAAATATGAAATCCAATGACCGCACCTGGGCAGCGGGGGCGCCCATCACGGCCGGCCCGAATGCTTCGGTGATCGATGACAAGGCCTCCAACGGGATCTGGCTGTTAGCCGTCTTCGCAATCACGCTCGGGCTGACCTTTGCGCGGATGCCGCAACGCCTGACGCAAGGCTTCCTGTGGGCGGAGGACGTATCGATCTTTCTCAAGGGCGGCTACGAGGAGGGCTTCAGGTCGATATTTGCGCCATACGCGGGCTATCTTCACGCCGTTCCGCGCCTGATCGTCGCGGCGTACGCATCACTGGGGTCGCCTGTCCACGCGCCGCTGGTCCTGGCGTGGGTCTGCGCGATCGTGCTGGCCAGCGCCGCAACGCTGCTTTTCACTGCCGTGTATCGCCATGTCGGCCGCGTGGCGGCCCTGTGCTTCGCGCTTGCGCTGATTGTCGTCCCTCAGGATGGCGAAATATGGCTGACCGTCACCAATCTCCAATGGATCCTCGGGCCTTTGCTGCTCGTTCTGCTCTGGCGGGAATTCGCGGCCAAACAGGTTTTCCCAGCGCGAGTGTTTTATCTCGACGCGGTGCTAATCGTCCTGCTGGCTCTGACGGGTCCGTTTGGTCTTGTGTTCAGTGTGTTCGTGATTGGGGCTGCTTTTATCAAGGGGCGGCACGAGTGGACAGTTCGCACTTGGGGCCTGTTTGTCGCATACGGTCTGGCGCTGACGGCCCAAATGGCGTGCCTGGTGCACGCGAGCTCGCAAGGCGGGCTGGTCAATTTTAATCCGGCGGATTTCCACTGGATCAGTTCTTTCCTGCGGTATTTCGTTCTCGATTTTATAAGTCCGGCTTCGTTGAACGATAAATGGAGCGTTGGCATGCGTATAGGCGTGTCGCTTATCGCTATCGCATGTTGCGGTTTTGCGCTGTACAAGACGCCCGGCAATTACCGCTTTGCGTGTGTCGCACTTCTTTTTCTCGCCGTGCTGTTCTGGGTACTTGGCATAGCCCGGTTTGGCCGCACGGATCTCCCCATGCGATGGTCGATGGGCGGATCGAGATATCTCTACGTGCCGTTCGTGTTCTGCTTCTGGGCATTGGTCATTTGCCTTTCAAAGGCGAATGGCATCGGTGCCAAACTGGTAGCGGGTGCGCCGCTCCTGCTGATCTGTTTTTCCAGCGCGTCGGGTTTTGCGAGCGGGAAATGGCCCGCGACGAATATAACGTCGCTAGTGACCGGTGATGCTGTTTCGTACCGGTTATTGCCACCGCCTGGCGATTCATTCGGCACGACCATCAGGACCGTGCGGTAAGGCGCCGTTAGCGCCGCGTGGCGTCGGAAAATCGACCTATTGTCGCGGCAGATAACGCTGCGCAAAAAGGCTCGCTTCATCAATTGACGTGGGGCATTGGGGAGATTCCGCTCCCGCCGGATCGTGGGAAGGGAAAAATGCCGGAAAATCACTGGTAAAATCGTTATCTCAGAAATAGGCGGCGGGAGAAGCGATTTATGGTGAATTCGGTAGACGCGGGAAAGGACCGAGCGCCGTCGCTGGACATGCTGCGCGGCTATGCGGCCTTGATCGTCGTTTTCGCGCATACCACGGTGGCAGGGCTTTACAAGGTCGAGCCGCTGTGGGGATGGCTGAAATGGACTCCCCTGCGCGTTTTGTGGGCCGGCCACCAGGCAGTGATCGTGTTCTTCATGTTGAGCGGCTATGCGCTCGCGCATATGTACGGCGAACTGAAGTCGCGCCGTTATCCTACGTTTGCCGCTGCGCGGATCATCCGGCTTTATCCTCCGTTCATTGGTTCGCTCGTGGTCGCCGTCGGCCTGTACTGGCTCGTCGGCCGCGCGGGTTATGTCTGGGAGCGCGGCTGGATGTACACGGCGCATCCCGTACTCGACAAGCAGGTGATCTTCGATCATCTGAAAATGATTGGAAGCTACGACACCAGCGCGATCAATCCGCCAATGTGGTCGATCGTGCATGAGATGAGATGGTCATTGGCATTCCCCATCATTGCCTTTCTCGTCAACCGCTTTCGATTCAAGGCTGTCATTGCAGCGGTAGTGAGTTCGACGCTCATCGGTATTGCGGCGCTGGCTGGATCGCCTACCCATATTCCCTGGCCGCTTCAGGATGCGCTTCTGACGACACACTACGGCACGTTCTTCGTCATAGGTGCGTGGTTTTATTCGCGTCGTTTTCAGATTATCGACAGGGCGACTGCATTGCCGGTCAAGTCACGTGCCATGTGGTGGATCGCGGCGTTGGTCCTGTTCTCCTATCCGTTCGATAATCCGTGGAGCATCGGTGGACGGATTTTCGGCGACCTCG
Coding sequences within:
- a CDS encoding glycosyltransferase, producing MTVFSSHDVRACLRQCVTCFGHGRILYIGAHAADALDFLLAAGTDPYALSLDADGGAQADHRFVSDRLEAASVAAPALDFARRESFDAAIVILPQNSVAADASTWLQLIAQAGIRNVALVTAVAQNRTDAASAGQTKKQAFELGFRIHARSTFARLTHPLPPLGGYEVCAFERAANASAERHPAPAEDILWHIDPASQTAVAEFTQIDGFVRVGDTVLVLDDTAGSGAYIVAQNSIARHVLGIVLDASRCGYASTQYGEAGRVDFKPWASDALHTLASHSFDVVICRDLRCFAPLDWARLADIVRPGGRLILGLQAPESAGDASVALQSPVELLRASTGSTHASWLPEGAFILPPGAPSDVAWRKMALDERLVASDGHLIVVSMRDPVGADASAFVDTMYQHADSPAFNVLPDARSMVNPWLFRSMVTIGTRMNNDAELGSLQARVLEQAPHDTADYGAALCGHAYRVLAARASTDTVRTCVAEIQAYLDTNKKDAQYLRWSISQSYVAAKLLQAVGDLEGAEAWALTCAAMDPVPFSPLLTTKTVAALDLAASFAVARRDYEAARRYLERAVREVQRVLSGDWVNILGDTAKPLSFGLPEVSQLAELGARCAYLLNYLADAEYRPGLVWREHRGFYERVFEAKDTQLEALLDRNTFLYGETQRLEDVVLQLKGEADRLEGVIRQGKDEEARLEAVIGEKDREVAALTQTVAAGEAEKTRLAAALNEQVLTSEALRAAVARTLKARLLRATRALSRRLGMTGRARQPAPAAAPPAPVPAPVKRFPNAPLLLDGGRVAQWLGQFDADAPRWVSSQALASVLPESERSTGDLNAPDAQLKIIAAADLRSLAPQAPGVVIVAVFEAGDNPYALRSDVYDHVDLCIALDHKVFLGLALLHPMVIEAAPANVVDSARRFWKAINSTQPLIVPDAPAFNPPVSPVVMLQVDSFMVGGLERVVFDLLDRLGKAGFKPMLGVTGDVATEAEAELKQRQFDYVRLPGDPAELRAVLVERKVALVNAHYSLTLSDMCASLKIPFVQTVHNMYMWLDAAGKEQWRRVDEVTDAYICVSANVAMFADVNLRLSAERMIVVPNGCDSGSAMPLLEPERDLALREELGFPADSPVFVNVASINPVKGQGLLIDAFAIAHAKRPDIRLVILGKHSDAGYAARLQERIAHHGLQGVVSMPGYRSDVYRFVDLARAVVMPSFTEGWSLAISETLQRNAPVIATDVGGAREQLIGEANTVIRAYRDDWSTLDGAEFYQAIANEWELHAVRDELARTMVEHAGRPVRQPRESLQQSFQSMTPTEAYTRHAEIFAAILTRTNADCVRYASYLPQRQSRYFKLTDARPEVV
- the wecB gene encoding non-hydrolyzing UDP-N-acetylglucosamine 2-epimerase → MAKKKVVVFAGTRPEAIKVISVVQALRAAPDDFDVCLCSVGQHREMLMQAFADFGVTPDASLDVMSQNQSLAGLSARLFTAIDEFLAAQSPDIILVQGDTMTVQVAALTAFYRRIRVGHIEAGLRSHDMAAPFPEELNRRVASLVTDLHFAPTELSKKNLLAEQVPAEQIFVTGNTVVDALYLMLERLKNEHVELPERVEAALAEGRRIVLVTGHRRESFGPGFENICTALRTIAEAHPDVRIVYPVHMNPKVREVVNRVLSDQPGIYLEEPLTYKPFQRLMAASHIILTDSGGIQEEGPALGKPVLVMRDVTERPEGVESGVNKLVGTDVATIVRETARLLDDPAAYQAMSAGKNPFGDGTAGAQIVAILKSKFAQS
- a CDS encoding acyltransferase family protein, which codes for MVNSVDAGKDRAPSLDMLRGYAALIVVFAHTTVAGLYKVEPLWGWLKWTPLRVLWAGHQAVIVFFMLSGYALAHMYGELKSRRYPTFAAARIIRLYPPFIGSLVVAVGLYWLVGRAGYVWERGWMYTAHPVLDKQVIFDHLKMIGSYDTSAINPPMWSIVHEMRWSLAFPIIAFLVNRFRFKAVIAAVVSSTLIGIAALAGSPTHIPWPLQDALLTTHYGTFFVIGAWFYSRRFQIIDRATALPVKSRAMWWIAALVLFSYPFDNPWSIGGRIFGDLGVSIGAFLLMALSFTIKEGRVYSIGHWLGKISYSLYLNHYVILSVSLVILYPRFGPVPVWIATVCGALVLAFAMNRLVEVPSQNWARALRRRWSPKTVERSANSANLVQR